One segment of Podospora pseudopauciseta strain CBS 411.78 chromosome 5 map unlocalized CBS411.78m_5.2, whole genome shotgun sequence DNA contains the following:
- a CDS encoding uncharacterized protein (EggNog:ENOG503P5UU; antiSMASH:Cluster_5), protein MTSLLRAIKIQNHSSDNTALLPMRVNPPRAEPDAAQLKEKLASLNLKGDVSAAQISAELEKSPSPQDADAFSVDASGADSGYGSTASTPQENKQNFLDRTSVPVSVPQVFDKPISDDQRDRFFDFRYQYTNSLWKAISKGNKKAHPGDISMKLKYMGSDEESAKLFIVIQCEKRVAKRVRHFFAQEHIQQDLKPEFEVYILDKGVIRLSTEDTLDVFAHLDGRVTFCGMSIRMVVDAAETIATFGGLITVTRGKITEVFGLTASHPVEGSNDLDRSDDDDFDSEEFTDTDSISELNESDAYPQPSHSPKLNAMTSIGKVAHDSLRLSSTTSANHDWALIKLNTAVLLPNLAPDSHPPSIFGINLLASRVPLQPQQKIDVVVMTSHGLQKGSLVSNGSSIMMFPGRSFLQTLDLVLRSDSELHPGDSGSWVVSETTHEVYGHVISVDALGEAHVVPLESTLSDIRAQLDVDEVALPTKADLELSWTETPKITGDSAMPMGDCELGQDHDIAETQHKVGLHGLTQEKHQPACTIREITDSSDSALSVLQPVLRVPLPLSALAEQSRQFAKKQNEVYLLRKLLDSHVTTRGEQSTSTLPSLHPMTEALSGSSKRNGKQRLSGLYHRLKVRLSRRNKVLETRERVMNWVTPPSATSYPRVSPYSQVDSPHHQQSVHSSAKPSIERDSGYSSMNSTPAPRPLLSTDSPSNLLEYSG, encoded by the exons GAGTCAACCCTCCTCGTGCTGAACCGGATGCTGCCCAGCTGAAAGAGAAGCTTGCTTCTCTTAATCTAAAGGGCGATGTTTCCGCTGCGCAAATCAGCGCGGAGCTCGAAAAGTCTCCCAGTCCGCAAGATGCGGATGCATTCTCTGTAGACGCGAGCGGAGCCGATTCAGGCTACGGGTCAACTGCTTCCACTCCccaagaaaacaaacaaaatTTCTTGGATCGGACATCGGTCCCTGTCTCTGTTCCTCAGGTCTTCGACAAGCCAATTTCCGACGACCAACGGGATCGTTTCTTCGACTTCAGATATCAATACACCAACTCGCTCTGGAAAGCGATATCCAAGGGGAATAAGAAAGCGCACCCGGGGGACATTTCAATGAAGTTGAAGTACATGGGCTCTGACGAGGAGTCGGCCAAGCTTTTCATCGTTATACAGTGTGAGAAACGCGTTGCAAAAAGGGTGAGACACTTTTTTGCTCAGGAACACATCCAACAAGATCTGAAGCCCGAGTTCGAAGTCTATATATTAGACAAGGGTGTAATACGCCTGTCAACAGAGGACACGCTTGATGTCTTTGCCCATCTTGACGGGAGAGTTACGTTTTGTGGTATGAGTATCCGTATGGTGGTCGATGCAGCAGAAACGATTGCAACATTTGGCGGCTTAATAACTGTCACCAGAGGGAAAATCACTGAGGTGTTTGGGCTCACAGCAAGTCATCCAGTGGAAGGGAGCAATGACCTTGACCGGTCGGATGACGATGATTTCGACTCAGAGGAGTTTACAGACACAGATTCGATATCTGAGCTAAACGAGAGTGACGCATACCCACAACCGAGCCACTCTCCGAAGTTAAATGCGATGACCTCGATTGGTAAAGTCGCCCATGATTCCCTTCGCCTTTCCTCAACAACTTCAGCCAACCATGACTGGGCTCTGATCAAGTTGAACACTGCCGTTcttctccccaacctcgcccCCGATAGCCACCCGCCAAGCATTTTTGGAATCAATCTGTTAGCCTCCAGAGTGCCGTTGCAACCACAGCAGAAGATAGACGTGGTTGTTATGACCAGCCACGGTCTCCAAAAGGGATCTCTAGTGTCTAATGGGTCATCTATCATGATGTTCCCAGGAAGGTCCTTTTTGCAGACTCTAGACCTCGTCCTGCGCTCCGACTCAG AGCTCCATCCTGGAGATTCGGGATCATGGGTGGTGAGCGAGACCACACACGAAGTATACGGTCACGTCATATCTGTGGATGCGCTTGGCGAGGCTCATGTAGTCCCTTTAGAGAGCACATTGTCTGATATTCGAGCACAGCTTGATGTGGATGAAGTCGCTCTCCCAACAAAGGCCGATCTGGAACTGTCTTGGACCGAAACGCCAAAGATCACAGGGGATTCCGCTATGCCCATGGGCGACTGTGAGCTTGGCCAAGACCATGATATAGCAGAGACCCAACACAAAGTCGGCTTGCATGGCCTCACCCAAGAAAAGCATCAGCCAGCTTGCACGATACGAGAGATTACGGACTCCTCAGACAGCGCCTTGTCAGTTCTGCAGCCCGTTCTTAGAGTTCCACTGCCTCTGAGCGCCCTCGCGGAGCAATCCAGGCAATTCGCCAAAAAACAGAACGAAGTCTATCTTTTGAGAAAACTTTTAGACAGCCACGTGACAACTCGTGGGGAGCAGTCTACATCCACCCTACCATCTTTGCACCCTATGACAGAAGCCCTGTCAGGGAGCTCGAAAAGAAATGGAAAGCAACGATTGAGCGGTCTATATCACCGACTGAAGGTGAGGCTTTCGAGAAGGAACAAGGTGTTGGAGACTCGTGAAAGGGTGATGAACTGGGTGACCCCTCCGTCCGCGACTTCATATCCCCGTGTTTCGCCCTATAGCCAGGTCGATTCACCGCATCATCAGCAGAGCGTGCATTCGTCTGCAAAACCTTCCATCGAGCGTGACTCAGGTTATTCATCCATGAATAGCACGCCGGCGCCCAGGCCACTTTTGTCAACTGATTCGCCAAGCAACCTCTTAGAATATTCCGGTTAA
- a CDS encoding uncharacterized protein (antiSMASH:Cluster_5; COG:S; EggNog:ENOG503PDHI) → MDRNMKGKTLCPECVGITFDDVAGDAIGALDPMTCWERGDTLPDLPHFSLSAKNGCSFCAFLCHLLRERLPKQYAAVTETAGCPRVVTVKLDTPAYTMRSDLMVVTNDLAGNNDAEEEDGLHSLCLTFGSKGWPQDWRVRVRVYQHPGSTAVSESLGITLKVPSTDVLSQGSIQTLKTWLRTCDDEHPSCQNADSSWLPTRLIYIGTHDNITPRLIQVSGASLPLTTQYIALSYCWGPPSQTRPQLTTTIATLPQRLETVPEHIMPGTHRDLVLLARRLGIQYIWIDALCIIQDNHKDWETEAASMFRVYRHAYLTVVAAAGDSCHSGFLSRPGVGPLAVVPFQSRLGTVSGSYLLSWHQEYSAWDANNPSHMSGCSWATRGWTLQEDVLSSRVVYFRDTTSFFRCQTQRCLEHSTTVYRNVHRWQERFGSSALAGPSDHNSSKTTEGRDKTNLYKLWRAMVAEYSLRNLTVEEDKLPAISGLARSFNVGLDDQYFAGLWRGDFVRALFWSTRHDAVKPAKFCAPSWSWASWKGEVGWSKSHSLPLVTECKIHHIYVAPLGSDLFGRVKGGYVDLTGSLRPVSLRPTDVSVLADNDPYRVDLFQEGVVEVWARGAIDGFTSSGLRNNGSYKEPDVAKLDCLTDIQALVLAFGSVPVGVDPDTDDLIFSQPEYPLGLLVVAEKNSSLMDMPTYRRVGVFQAQTTAAQGLQAEKSVFDIRLI, encoded by the exons ATGGATCGAAATATGAAGGGAAAAACCCTCTGCCCAGAATGTGTCGGGATCACTTTCGATGATGTAGCGGGCGACGCAATTGGAGCATTGGACCCCATGACTTGCTGGGAGAGAGGTGACACGCTCCCGGACCTACCTCACTTCAGCTTGTCGGCAAAGAACGGTTGCAGCTTTTGCGCATTCCTTTGCCATCTGCTCCGGGAACGACTCCCTAAGCAATATGCCGCCGTTACAGAGACAGCAGGGTGCCCTCGGGTTGTTACAGTTAAACTGGACACGCCGGCATATACGATGCGCTCAGACTTGATGGTTGTCACGAATGATCTCGCTGGAAATAATGacgccgaggaagaggatgggctTCACTCACTTTGTTTGACCTTTGGGTCTAAGGGATGGCCGCAAGACTGGCGGGTGCGCGTGAGGGTATATCAACATCCCGGCTCCA CGGCTGTCTCCGAAAGTCTGGGAATTACTCTGAAAGTACCATCAACCGATGTACTCAGCCAGGGTAGTATACAGACTCTTAAAACCTGGCTGAGAACCTGCGACGACGAGCATCCAAGTTGCCAAAACGCGGACTCCAGCTGGCTTCCCACGAGGCTCATATACATAGGAACACATGATAATATAACCCCCCGTTTGATTCAGGTCTCCGGGGCCAGCCTTCCTTTGACGACGCAGTACATTGCCCTAAGCTATTGCTGGGGTCCCCCATCTCAAACCCGACCACAgctaaccaccaccatcgcaaCGCTGCCTCAACGGCTTGAAACAGTCCCAGAGCATATAATGCCAGGCACCCATCGGGACTTGGTCCTCTTGGCCCGTCGCCTAGGAATACAATACATCTGGATAGATGCGCTCTGCATCATCCAGGACAACCATAAGGACTGGGAGACCGAAGCGGCATCAATGTTTCGGGTGTACCGCCACGCCTATCTGACTGTCGTTGCCGCAGCTGGAGATTCATGTCATTCTGGGTTCTTGTCTCGACCTGGAGTTGGCCCACTTGCTGTTGTCCCCTTTCAGTCACGATTGGGAACCGTGTCAGGCTCGTATCTACTCTCTTGGCATCAAGAGTACAGCGCCTGGGACGCAAACAACCCCAGCCATATGTCTGGCTGCTCGTGGGCGACGCGTGGCTGGACGCTGCAGGAAGATGTCCTGTCGAGCAGGGTGGTGTACTTTCGGGACACGACGTCGTTCTTTCGGTGTCAGACACAACGGTGTTTGGAGCATAGCACAACAGTCTACAGAAATGTTCATCGCTGGCAGGAAAGATTTGGTTCTTCTGCCTTGGCTGGTCCATCAgaccacaacagcagcaagacgaCAGAAGGAAGAGACAAGACGAACCTCTACAAATTGTGGCGGGCCATGGTTGCGGAGTACTCCCTCCGGAATCTCACGGTCGAGGAAGATAAACTGCCGGCAATATCCGGTCTGGCTCGGAGCTTCAATGTTGGACTTGATGACCAATACTTTGCAGGACTATGGAGAGGTGACTTTGTGAGGGCGCTGTTCTGGTCCACCCGCCACGACGCGGTCAAACCAGCCAAATTCTGTGCGCCGTCTTGGAGCTGGGCTTCATGGAaaggtgaggttggatggTCAAAGTCTCATTCCCTTCCACTGGTAACGGAGTGCAAGATTCACCACATTTATGTGGCGCCCTTGGGTTCAGATCTATTCGGCAGAGTGAAAGGTGGTTACGTCGACCTGACTGGGTCGTTGCGTCCGGTTTCGCTGCGCCCAACAGACGTTAGCGTTCTGGCTGATAATGATCCCTATAGGGTTGATTTGTTTcaagagggggttgtggaggtgtGGGCTCGAGGCGCAATAGATGGCTTCACGTCATCGGGATTGAGGAACAATGGCAGTTACAAGGAGCCAGATGTTGCCAAACTGGACTGTCTTACAGATATTCAGGCATTAGTTCTAGCCTTTGGCTCGGTTCCAGTGGGTGTAGATCCTGACACAGACGATTTGATATTCTCGCAGCCGGAGTATCCACTTGgcctgctggtggtggcagagAAGAACAGCAGTCTGATGGATATGCCCACATACAGACGAGTTGGCGTTTTTCAGGCGCAGACTACGGCGGCTCAGGGACTACAGGCTGAGAAGTCCGTTTTCGATATCAGGCTtatttaa